The proteins below are encoded in one region of Archocentrus centrarchus isolate MPI-CPG fArcCen1 chromosome 13, fArcCen1, whole genome shotgun sequence:
- the LOC115790939 gene encoding uncharacterized protein LOC115790939, which yields MMILSWQTTFKISDNAVTSLLLCIKQFMWIIANVLCADSLNAFANNIPKTLFSLRRWAGVFLDNFLQYVVCPKCMTVYTVDETFELRQVGTRECKTCGYIKFYKHLIAAKRKKCGSALLKRAKSAKGKEYVYPIRPYCYKTVVQSLEALVRRPGFQEKCEEWRKRKIPEGVLGDVYDGQVWHDYQYVDGQPFLAEPNNLALMLNVDWFQPFENAPYSVGAIYLVVLNLPREDRFKVENMILVGLIPGPKEPSLNINSFLEPLVDELQDLWSGVTLQDSSFIGHQVYRAALLCLSSDIPATRKCGGFVGHGAYRGCHKCLKMFKKKVSAGETDYSEFERSSWEPRTSKDHKHYAGLSKRATTKTEQKRIEHKYGARWSELFRLSYYDAIRFVVIDPMHNLLLGTARHVFRLWAELGILSTKNLDELQRRVENIKVPNEVGRIPLQIATGFTGFTADQWKNWTTIYSLFCLKGLISNSHYDMWCDFVQACIILCSRVISINRLEVADRHLQTFLSKFVKLFGPLHCTPNMHLHLHLKECMLDYGPVYSFWCFSFELLNGTLEKFHHNNRRIEVQIMRKFLQNQQLSMPWTCQYGAEIAKILHSQIPGTVFLNDTTDMLYVKHSALVSAEKLLLEECTAVPLSPFHQTILNESDRHALLNMYHQMFPENGITDVDCFAMTCNRVTHHNVTYSIDGSRAERSAHVYAKWCRDTNSFEEPVIDPLAEPRPAVIKQFIVVNVVSKCSTFKHVVVQVSWLNPHPDRHFYGKPVEVWCMQGTDTSFPASFLPVERIAGRCVVHTSTVCLSRTTEKVTVVLPLCTVVEI from the exons ATGATGATTTTGTCATGGCAAACAACCTTCAAGATTTCCGACAATGCCGTTACATCACTTCTTCTGTGCATCAAACAATTCATGTGGATAATTGCCAATGTCCTCTGTGCCGATTCCCTAAATGCCTTTGCCAACAATATTCCAAAAACTTTATTCTCTTTGAGGAGATGGGCAGGTGTTTTCCTTGACAACTTCTTACAGTATGTGGTGTGTCCAAAATGTATGACAGTGTACACTGTGGATGAAACCTTTGAACTGAGACAAGTTGGAACCAGGGAATGCAAGACATGCGGATACATCAAATTCTACAAGCACCTAATTGctgcaaagagaaagaaatgtggCTCTGCCTTGCTTAAAAGAGCTAAATCTGCCAAGGGTAAAGAGTATGTCTATCCCATCAGACCTTACTGTTACAAAACCGTTGTACAGTCTTTGGAAGCACTTGTTAGAAGACCGGGATTTCAAGAGAAATGCGAAGAATGGCGGAAGCGGAAAATACCTGAAGGAGTGTTAGGGGATGTGTATGATGGACAAGTGTGGCATGATTACCAGTATGTGGATGGACAGCCTTTTCTGGCAGAGCCTAATAATTTGGCCTTGATGCTGAATGTGGACTGGTTCCAGCCTTTCGAAAATGCACCATATTCAGTAGGAGCAATCTACCTGGTTGTTTTGAATCTACCACGTGAAGACCGTTTTAAAGTGGAAAATATGATTCTTGTTGGACTAATACCAGGCCCAAAAGAACCATCCCTGAACATAAATTCTTTTTTAGAACCCTTGGTTGATGAGCTCCAAGACCTTTGGAGTGGAGTTACTTTGCAAGATAGCTCCTTTATAGGGCACCAGGTGTACAGGGCAGCTCTGCTTTGTCTGTCTTCAGATATCCCTGCGACTCGAAAATGTGGAGGCTTTGTTGGACATGGAGCATATAGAG GCTGCCACAAGTGTTTGAAGATGTTCAAGAAGAAAGTGTCTGCAGGTGAAACAGACTACTCAGAGTTTGAGCGGTCCTCATGGGAGCCACGCACATCAAAAGATCACAAACACTATGCTGGATTATCTAAGAGGGCAACGACCAAGACAGAGCAGAAGAGAATTGAACACAAGTATGGAGCCAGATGGTCAGAACTGTTCCGTTTGAGTTACTACGATGCCATCAGATTTGTTGTCATAGATCCAATGCACAACCTTCTCCTAGGTACAGCAAGACATGTGTTCCGACTTTGGGCAGAACTGGGAATTTTATCAACAAAGAACCTTGATGaactgcaaagaagagtggaaaACATCAAAGTACCCAATGAGGTTGGAAGAATCCCCTTACAGATTGCTACCGGTTTTACAGGATTTACAGCTGATCAGTGGAAAAACTGGACTACCATTTACTCACTGTTTTGTCTGAAAGGGCTGATCAGTAACAGTCACTATGACATGTGGTGCGACTTCGTTCAGGCTTGCATCATACTCTGCTCCAGAGTCATATCCATCAATAGACTGGAAGTGGCAGATAGACACCTGCAGACATTTCTCTCAAAATTTGTCAAACTGTTTGGCCCACTGCACTGCACCCCTAACATGCATTTACATCTCCATTTAAAGGAGTGTATGTTGGACTACGGACCAGTTTAttcattttggtgtttttcatTTGAGCTTTTAAATGGAACACTGGAGAAATTTCATCACAACAATAGAAGAATTGAAGTCCAGATTATGAGGAAATTTCTGCAGAATCAACAACTTAGCATGCCATGGACATGTCAGTATGGGGCTGAAATTGCTAAGATTTTGCATTCACAAATACCTGGGACTGTGTTTCTTAATGACACAACTGATATGCTTTATGTAAAGCACagtgctttggtgtctgcagAAAAACTTCTCTTGGAAGAGTGTACAGCGGTGCCTCTGTCTCCATTCCACCAGACAATCTTAAATGAGTCCGACAGGCATGCATTGTTGAACATGTATCATCAGATGTTCCCTGAAAATGGTATAACTGATGTTGACTGCTTTGCCATGACATGCAACAGggtaacacatcataatgtgaCTTACTCCATAGATGGATCCAGAGCAGAAAGGTCAGCACATGTATATGCTAAGTGGTGTCGCGACACTAACAGTTTTGAGGAACCTGTCATTGACCCTTTAGCAGAACCACGGCCAGCCGTTATAAAGCAGTTCATAGTTGTCAATGTTGTGTCAAAATGCAGTACATTTAAACATGTTGTTGTACAAGTTTCTTGGCTCAATCCCCACCcagacagacatttttatgGCAAGCCAGTAGAAGTTTGGTGCATGCAGGGAACAGACACCTCATTCCCAGcatcatttctacctgtggagCGCATtgctggaagatgtgttgtgcacacatccactgtctgtttaagcaggacaactgagaaggtgactgttgtacTGCCACTCTGCACAGTGGTTGAAATCTAG